From one Rhodoferax sp. PAMC 29310 genomic stretch:
- a CDS encoding ABC transporter ATP-binding protein translates to MQLTAIGKTFPNGARALRNVHLRLPARQLTTLLGPSGCGKTTLLRMVAGLERPSTGKVEIGGRDVTCLDPAQRPISMVFQSYALFPHLSVLDNVRYGLRTRLSGATEGRDQALEALARVGLAGQASRPTSLLSGGQQQRVALARALALKPQVLLLDEPLSNLDAGLRRHIREDIRALQQELGLTVMYVTHDHHEAMAVSDTVVVMREGEIMQVGSPREIFESPHCEFVAGFMGDATVFDAQADAAGRVHLGPLTVGPGLTRRHGPVRLVVRPHAWRLAPASGDGLPGKILTRAYLGRTTEYQVLTPLGTVLVVVRAETQARQPGSPVSLHLGLQGVSVIMPPALVSPPPRFPANLINNRTAVSIFQET, encoded by the coding sequence GTGCAATTGACCGCCATTGGAAAGACCTTCCCCAACGGTGCGCGGGCCCTGCGCAATGTGCACCTGCGCTTGCCGGCGCGTCAATTGACCACGCTGCTGGGCCCATCCGGCTGCGGCAAAACCACGCTCCTGCGCATGGTCGCCGGTCTGGAGCGCCCCAGCACAGGGAAGGTCGAAATTGGCGGGCGTGACGTGACGTGTCTGGACCCGGCCCAACGCCCCATCAGCATGGTGTTTCAAAGCTATGCCTTGTTTCCGCATCTGAGCGTGCTGGACAACGTGCGTTATGGTTTGCGCACGCGCCTAAGCGGCGCCACGGAGGGCCGTGACCAGGCGCTTGAGGCGCTGGCCCGGGTGGGGCTGGCGGGCCAGGCGAGTCGGCCCACGTCGTTGTTGTCTGGCGGGCAGCAACAACGCGTTGCGTTGGCCCGGGCCCTGGCGCTGAAGCCCCAAGTGCTGTTGCTGGACGAGCCGTTGTCCAATTTGGATGCAGGCCTTCGGCGCCATATTCGCGAAGACATTCGTGCGCTGCAGCAGGAGCTGGGCTTGACGGTGATGTATGTCACCCACGACCATCATGAAGCCATGGCGGTGAGTGACACCGTGGTGGTGATGCGTGAGGGCGAGATCATGCAGGTGGGCTCGCCACGCGAGATTTTTGAGAGCCCACATTGCGAATTTGTGGCCGGCTTCATGGGCGACGCCACTGTGTTTGACGCCCAGGCCGATGCGGCGGGGCGGGTCCACTTGGGTCCCCTGACCGTGGGCCCGGGGCTGACCCGCCGCCATGGCCCCGTGCGTCTGGTGGTGCGTCCTCATGCGTGGCGCCTGGCGCCCGCCAGCGGCGACGGTCTGCCCGGAAAAATTCTCACGCGAGCTTACCTGGGCAGAACCACAGAATACCAGGTGCTGACCCCGCTGGGGACGGTTCTGGTGGTCGTGCGCGCAGAAACACAAGCGCGTCAACCGGGCTCGCCAGTGAGCCTGCATCTGGGTTTGCAAGGGGTGAGTGTGATCATGCCCCCCGCACTGGTGTCGCCCCCACCCCGCTTCCCCGCCAACCTTATTAACAACCGGACCGCTGTGTCCATTTTTCAGGAGACTTGA
- a CDS encoding ABC transporter substrate-binding protein → MKKATFLAAPLLLALGLPAMAQDKEVNIICSAQADWCNLMQTTFAKTSGVKVNMTMKGSGEALAQVVAERANPKTDLWFGGTGDPHLLAAEQNLTLEYKSPSLPQLHEWAQKQAAQAGYKTVGVYSGPLGFGYNTELLAKKKLPIPKVWADLLKPEYKGEIQVADPRASGTAYTMIATLVQLMGDDKAFEYLGALHKNISTYPRSGVGPIKAVARGEATVSISFVHDAPGEKAQGFPVESITPADGTGAEIGSMSIIKGARNLDSAKKFYEWALTPGAQQFGAAANQFQLPSNKSAKVDPRVPDFKKVKLIDYDYAKYGKSALRKELILRWEREVFNQAK, encoded by the coding sequence ATGAAAAAAGCAACCTTTCTGGCAGCCCCGCTGCTGCTCGCGTTGGGCCTGCCCGCCATGGCGCAGGACAAAGAGGTGAACATCATCTGTTCCGCCCAGGCGGACTGGTGCAACCTCATGCAAACCACGTTTGCCAAAACGTCCGGCGTCAAGGTCAACATGACCATGAAGGGCTCAGGCGAGGCGCTGGCTCAGGTGGTGGCCGAGCGTGCCAACCCCAAGACCGACCTCTGGTTTGGCGGCACAGGTGACCCGCATTTGCTGGCCGCCGAGCAAAACCTGACGCTGGAATACAAATCGCCTTCGCTGCCCCAGCTGCACGAATGGGCGCAAAAGCAGGCCGCGCAAGCCGGCTACAAAACAGTTGGCGTGTACTCCGGCCCCTTGGGTTTTGGCTATAACACCGAGCTGTTGGCCAAGAAAAAGCTACCCATCCCCAAGGTGTGGGCTGATTTGCTCAAGCCTGAGTACAAAGGCGAGATCCAGGTCGCCGACCCCCGCGCCAGCGGCACCGCTTACACCATGATCGCCACGCTGGTGCAATTGATGGGCGACGACAAAGCCTTTGAATACTTGGGCGCACTGCACAAGAACATCAGCACCTACCCCCGCTCCGGCGTGGGCCCTATCAAGGCCGTGGCGCGCGGTGAAGCCACCGTGTCCATCAGTTTCGTGCACGACGCCCCAGGCGAGAAAGCCCAGGGCTTCCCGGTCGAGTCGATCACGCCTGCTGACGGCACGGGTGCAGAAATTGGTTCCATGTCCATCATCAAGGGTGCACGCAATCTGGACAGCGCCAAGAAGTTCTACGAATGGGCGCTGACCCCGGGCGCCCAACAATTTGGTGCGGCGGCGAACCAGTTCCAGTTGCCCTCCAACAAGAGCGCCAAGGTGGACCCCCGCGTACCTGACTTCAAGAAGGTCAAGTTGATTGATTACGACTACGCCAAGTACGGCAAGTCGGCCCTGCGCAAAGAATTGATTTTGCGTTGGGAGCGCGAGGTCTTTAACCAGGCCAAGTAA
- a CDS encoding iron ABC transporter permease — MQTRFTARTQRAIHAWTLLGVAAYVLLPWYFLQRGSLWSALPGLFGGAVSANGLTQAISHDRFWLWSGLAGLLLAGVGSLLPAGRRQGGVLVVGALLGLVGLSLGGFLIGINGWSYEWLSTAFGPMEQGQYGVGWGGFVVLVSLVMLLGAGMARLGYFRGDVFVSASVIGCTALLALFVVFPVGKSLMAALYTEGGEFALGAVWDRIGTARVWGLGCVGGGTSCGVAWNTLYLALLTAAGTTFLGTLIALVAERGSNKRLKKPLNALAMLPIITPPFVVGLGLILLFGRSGVANQFLEWTFGVEPTRWFYGVFGIWLAQLFAFTPIAFMIMRGVVQGISPSLEEAAQTLRASRMKTFMTITLPLLAPGLANAFLVGFIESIADFGNPIILGAGYAVLSTEIFFAIVGSSLDSGMAAALALVLTVFALTVFFVQRRLLGKTSYTTVSGKGDAGVPMELPTLVSRVCTWVAGPWLAFTVIVYLFAFAGGFVKIWGRDYTFTLMHFKTAFDLQMGDHGLVWAGTAWGSLFTTITLAAIAAPICAALGLLIAWLLARTEFKGKGWFEFSALLTFAIPGTVLGVSYILAFNVPPVELTGTALVIVLCFVFRNLPVGVRAGTASFKQLDRSLDEASVMLRASSMTTLRRVVLPLIKPALVAALVYSFVRSMTTVSAVIFLVTAEYELATTYIIGRVGNGDYGVALAYCTVLIILMSLATALIQFTVGERKLGRRTLGANG, encoded by the coding sequence ATGCAAACCCGATTCACAGCGCGCACCCAGCGCGCCATTCACGCCTGGACCCTGCTGGGTGTGGCGGCCTATGTGCTGCTGCCCTGGTATTTTTTGCAACGCGGCTCCTTGTGGTCCGCCTTGCCGGGCCTGTTTGGTGGCGCCGTTTCTGCCAATGGTCTCACCCAGGCCATCAGCCATGACCGTTTCTGGCTCTGGTCGGGTCTGGCGGGGTTGTTGCTGGCTGGCGTGGGGTCTTTGTTGCCCGCCGGGCGACGACAGGGCGGCGTGCTGGTGGTGGGTGCGCTGTTGGGGCTGGTAGGCCTGAGCCTGGGTGGCTTCCTGATTGGCATCAACGGCTGGTCGTACGAGTGGTTGAGTACTGCCTTTGGACCCATGGAGCAAGGCCAATACGGCGTGGGCTGGGGTGGCTTTGTGGTGCTGGTGAGTCTGGTGATGTTGCTGGGCGCGGGCATGGCCCGTTTGGGCTATTTCCGGGGTGATGTATTTGTGTCAGCCTCGGTCATTGGTTGCACGGCGCTGCTGGCCTTGTTCGTGGTGTTTCCGGTCGGAAAATCTTTGATGGCTGCCCTGTACACCGAGGGCGGTGAATTCGCCTTGGGCGCGGTGTGGGACCGCATTGGAACGGCCCGTGTATGGGGTCTGGGCTGCGTGGGAGGCGGTACCAGTTGTGGCGTGGCCTGGAACACCCTGTACCTGGCCTTGCTGACGGCGGCGGGCACGACCTTCCTGGGAACGCTGATTGCCTTGGTGGCGGAGCGCGGCAGCAACAAGCGCTTGAAAAAACCGCTCAACGCGTTGGCCATGTTGCCCATCATCACGCCCCCGTTTGTGGTGGGCCTGGGATTGATTTTGTTGTTTGGTCGCTCGGGCGTGGCCAATCAATTTCTGGAGTGGACATTTGGGGTTGAACCCACACGTTGGTTTTACGGAGTGTTTGGCATTTGGTTGGCGCAGTTGTTTGCCTTCACGCCCATTGCGTTCATGATCATGCGCGGCGTGGTGCAAGGCATCAGTCCGTCGCTGGAAGAGGCCGCGCAAACCCTGCGCGCCAGTCGCATGAAAACCTTCATGACCATCACCCTGCCGTTGCTGGCACCGGGCCTGGCCAATGCGTTTCTGGTGGGCTTTATTGAGAGCATTGCCGACTTCGGCAACCCCATCATTCTGGGGGCGGGCTACGCCGTGCTCTCCACTGAGATTTTCTTTGCCATCGTTGGTTCCTCGCTCGATTCGGGCATGGCCGCGGCACTGGCGTTGGTGCTGACTGTGTTTGCGCTCACCGTGTTTTTTGTGCAGCGACGTTTGCTGGGCAAGACCAGTTACACCACGGTGTCCGGCAAGGGCGACGCAGGCGTGCCCATGGAGCTGCCCACCTTGGTGAGCCGCGTGTGCACCTGGGTGGCGGGGCCCTGGCTTGCCTTCACGGTCATCGTCTATCTGTTTGCCTTTGCGGGCGGGTTTGTGAAGATATGGGGGCGCGACTACACCTTCACGTTGATGCACTTCAAGACCGCGTTCGACCTGCAAATGGGTGACCATGGCCTGGTTTGGGCGGGCACGGCTTGGGGTTCGCTTTTCACCACCATCACACTGGCCGCCATTGCTGCCCCCATTTGTGCGGCCTTGGGTTTGCTCATTGCGTGGCTGTTGGCGCGCACCGAGTTCAAGGGCAAGGGTTGGTTTGAGTTTTCGGCGTTGCTGACTTTTGCCATTCCCGGCACTGTGCTGGGGGTGAGCTACATCCTCGCGTTCAACGTGCCGCCGGTGGAGTTAACCGGCACGGCGCTGGTGATTGTGTTGTGTTTTGTGTTCCGCAATCTGCCCGTCGGTGTGCGTGCCGGCACGGCGTCGTTCAAGCAGTTGGATCGCTCGCTGGACGAGGCCTCGGTCATGCTGCGGGCCAGCAGCATGACCACGCTGCGCCGCGTGGTGTTGCCGCTCATCAAACCTGCCCTGGTGGCGGCGCTGGTGTACAGCTTTGTGCGCTCCATGACCACCGTCTCCGCCGTCATCTTTCTGGTCACCGCCGAATACGAGTTGGCGACCACCTACATCATTGGCCGCGTTGGCAATGGTGACTACGGTGTGGCCTTGGCATATTGCACGGTGCTGATCATTCTCATGTCATTGGCCACCGCCTTGATTCAGTTCACTGTGGGTGAGCGCAAGCTGGGCCGCCGCACGCTGGGCGCCAACGGCTAA
- a CDS encoding ABC transporter ATP-binding protein, whose translation MTSNGIEFKNVTKRYGGESSPLVVKGISFTVPKGTLTTILGPSGCGKTTTLRMIAGLESPSGGQILIDGVDVTRMGPAERNVSMVFQSYALFPHMNVMDNVSYGLSVSGVKASETRERAHVAMAAVGLTGFDARLPSELSGGQQQRVAVARALVLEPSVLLFDEPLSNLDARLRRSMREEIRGLQQRLGLTVAYVTHDQSEALAVSDQIIVMDHGVVAQAGSPTDLYVRPNSEFVAGFMGEAMLFPGEAHADGSVRVGDLVLKALHPVKPGPVKAAIRPETWIVGRSGEEGVAGVVAKQAYLGSVYELTVDTALGAIFVVSTDVEHPWALGDALTLRLPASGISVVPV comes from the coding sequence ATGACCTCAAACGGTATTGAATTCAAAAACGTCACCAAACGCTATGGCGGCGAATCGTCTCCCCTGGTGGTCAAAGGCATCAGCTTCACCGTACCCAAGGGCACGTTGACGACCATCCTCGGCCCCTCTGGGTGCGGAAAAACCACCACCTTGCGCATGATCGCCGGTCTGGAAAGCCCCAGCGGCGGCCAGATTCTGATTGACGGTGTGGATGTCACCCGCATGGGCCCCGCCGAGCGCAATGTCAGCATGGTGTTTCAAAGCTACGCCCTGTTTCCGCATATGAATGTGATGGACAACGTGAGCTATGGCTTGAGTGTGAGCGGCGTCAAAGCGTCCGAGACGCGTGAGCGCGCCCATGTCGCCATGGCTGCCGTGGGCTTGACGGGTTTTGACGCCCGCCTGCCCAGCGAACTCTCTGGCGGCCAGCAGCAGCGTGTGGCGGTTGCGCGTGCGCTGGTGCTGGAACCCTCGGTGCTGCTGTTTGACGAGCCGCTGTCCAACCTGGATGCCCGTCTGCGCCGCTCCATGCGGGAAGAGATTCGTGGTTTGCAACAGCGCCTGGGCCTGACTGTGGCTTATGTCACCCATGACCAGAGTGAGGCCTTGGCGGTCAGCGACCAGATCATCGTCATGGACCACGGCGTTGTCGCCCAGGCCGGCAGTCCCACCGACCTCTATGTGCGCCCCAACAGCGAGTTTGTGGCCGGTTTCATGGGCGAGGCCATGCTGTTTCCGGGTGAGGCCCATGCCGACGGCAGTGTGCGCGTGGGTGACCTGGTGCTTAAGGCGTTGCACCCTGTCAAACCCGGTCCAGTCAAGGCGGCAATTCGTCCTGAGACCTGGATTGTGGGTCGTTCCGGCGAAGAGGGTGTGGCGGGTGTGGTGGCCAAGCAGGCCTACCTGGGCAGCGTCTACGAGTTAACCGTCGACACTGCCTTGGGCGCCATTTTTGTGGTCTCTACTGATGTGGAGCACCCATGGGCGCTGGGCGATGCACTCACCCTGCGTCTGCCGGCCAGCGGTATCTCGGTGGTGCCGGTTTAG
- a CDS encoding hydroxyacylglutathione hydrolase, with protein sequence MFVERIWTGNAYRNFNYLVACPETGEALAIDPLDHEKTLATARVKGWQITQVLNTHEHHDHTGGNAAVIAATGAMLIAHHRAGGRIAGVDRGVQAGDVIKVGKTVELECLDTPGHTFCHICLLSHTDQPALFSGDTLFNAGAGNVHNGGDVNALYDTFVDQIAHLPDNTQVFPGHDYIETNLRFTLDREPDNAAAMTLLAAVAAHDPDTSAIATLAQEKLTNTFLRLQSPSVIARLRDAFPDLVDKPDAMMVFNKLRELRNQW encoded by the coding sequence ATGTTCGTCGAACGCATTTGGACCGGCAACGCATATCGCAATTTCAACTATTTGGTGGCCTGCCCTGAAACCGGCGAGGCTCTGGCGATTGACCCGCTGGACCATGAGAAAACACTGGCCACGGCGCGCGTCAAGGGCTGGCAAATTACCCAGGTTCTGAACACGCATGAGCACCACGACCACACGGGTGGCAATGCGGCCGTTATTGCGGCCACCGGCGCCATGCTGATTGCCCATCACCGCGCGGGAGGACGCATTGCCGGTGTGGACCGCGGCGTGCAAGCTGGGGACGTCATCAAGGTCGGTAAAACCGTGGAGTTGGAGTGCTTGGATACGCCGGGGCACACTTTTTGTCATATCTGCCTCCTGTCCCACACGGACCAGCCGGCATTATTCTCAGGCGATACATTGTTCAATGCGGGTGCCGGTAATGTTCACAACGGGGGAGATGTCAATGCACTCTATGACACGTTTGTTGATCAAATTGCGCATTTGCCCGACAACACCCAAGTCTTTCCCGGACATGACTACATTGAAACCAATCTTCGCTTCACATTGGATCGCGAACCTGACAACGCAGCCGCCATGACGCTGTTGGCCGCTGTGGCAGCGCATGACCCGGACACATCGGCAATTGCCACGCTGGCACAGGAGAAGCTGACCAATACTTTCTTGCGACTTCAAAGTCCCAGTGTCATTGCGCGACTGCGTGATGCCTTTCCGGACCTGGTGGACAAGCCGGACGCGATGATGGTGTTTAACAAACTGCGCGAGCTGCGCAACCAATGGTAG
- a CDS encoding DNA glycosylase AlkZ-like family protein, with translation MTITLDQLRGYAVARTLFTPTTLARAIHRLGFVQADPIRAPARAQDLILRHRVKAYCAGDLERRYAQLGIEEDFFVNYGFLPRATQSLMHPRTPREAWPPERQTQALAVLDYVRANGVVHPRQVDAHFAHGSARNWFGGKSNISTQLLDDMHHRGQLRIAGRASGVRTYAAQPLLTPEAGETKIDPQHKMDALVDVIVGLYAPLPERSLGELIGYLRGGVPQWRDHRRAAFQRAKLRLPSAHVDGVTWFWPEGEAPASRRHAPNDVVRLLAPFDPVVWDRRRFELLWGWAYRFEAYTPAPKRVRGYYALPLLWRDQVIGWANLAVKDDALNVDLGFVSGEAPRDAAIGVALDKELAAFCTFLGQPPPE, from the coding sequence CGTACCCTGTTCACGCCCACAACACTGGCGCGGGCCATTCACCGGCTGGGTTTTGTGCAGGCCGACCCTATTCGCGCCCCGGCGCGGGCCCAAGACCTGATCTTGCGCCACCGCGTCAAAGCCTACTGCGCGGGCGACTTGGAGCGGCGCTACGCCCAACTTGGCATCGAAGAAGATTTCTTTGTGAACTACGGCTTTCTGCCGCGCGCGACGCAAAGTCTGATGCACCCACGCACGCCCCGTGAGGCGTGGCCACCAGAGCGCCAAACCCAGGCCCTGGCTGTGCTGGACTATGTGCGCGCCAACGGCGTGGTTCACCCGCGCCAGGTGGACGCCCACTTTGCCCACGGCTCCGCACGCAACTGGTTTGGCGGCAAGTCCAACATCAGCACCCAGTTGCTGGACGACATGCACCACCGCGGCCAGTTGCGCATTGCCGGGCGCGCGAGCGGGGTGCGTACCTATGCCGCGCAGCCCTTGCTGACGCCCGAAGCCGGTGAAACCAAGATCGACCCCCAGCACAAGATGGACGCCTTGGTGGATGTGATCGTCGGCTTGTACGCGCCGCTGCCGGAGCGCTCGCTGGGCGAGTTGATTGGCTACCTGCGCGGCGGCGTTCCCCAGTGGCGAGACCACCGAAGGGCTGCATTTCAGCGCGCCAAATTGCGGCTTCCTTCGGCACATGTCGACGGCGTGACCTGGTTCTGGCCTGAAGGCGAGGCGCCCGCCTCGCGGCGCCATGCACCCAACGACGTGGTGCGTCTGCTGGCACCGTTTGACCCGGTCGTATGGGACCGCCGGCGCTTTGAGTTGCTGTGGGGATGGGCGTATCGCTTTGAGGCGTATACGCCAGCCCCCAAACGGGTGCGGGGCTACTACGCGCTGCCGCTGCTGTGGCGTGACCAAGTGATCGGCTGGGCCAATCTGGCGGTCAAGGACGACGCGCTGAACGTCGACCTCGGCTTTGTGAGTGGCGAAGCTCCCCGCGACGCCGCTATTGGCGTGGCGCTGGACAAGGAGCTTGCCGCATTCTGCACTTTTCTCGGACAACCGCCGCCTGAATAA